The following are encoded in a window of Lynx canadensis isolate LIC74 chromosome B1, mLynCan4.pri.v2, whole genome shotgun sequence genomic DNA:
- the APELA gene encoding apelin receptor early endogenous ligand produces the protein MRLQQFFCVFFIFVMSLLLINGQRPANLALKRKLHRHNCLQRRCMPLHSRVPFP, from the exons ATGAGGTTGCAacaattcttttgtgtattttttatttttgtgatgagTCTTCTTCTTATCAACGGACAGAGACCAG ctaATTTGGCGTTGAAAAGAAAATTGCACAGACACAACTGCCTTCAGAGGAGATGTATGCCACTCCATTCACGGGTGCCCTTCCCCTGA